The Vibrio ishigakensis genome has a window encoding:
- a CDS encoding AraC family transcriptional regulator, whose product MKAQFEKVEYAQDSSWQLLIRRLESIPFEWHFHPEFELTLTLNSAGERYIGDTISEYGDYDLVLLGPNIPHTWQSRTSLDSGLEQRVYVLWFDMQWIQEVARLFPECRSVLPLLEQAQRGIVFPKALAKTSLPLFESLDLANPTQRLALMLQILDAISSSAEYDFISVEQALGSHDSDKREQRLLGVLLEAIHDNYTQAISLNELSQKVGMSESTLGRFFKKMMGQSVNAYINQVRLGKACSLLIQTDKPISLVAELSGFNNLSNFNRLFLKYKQMTPKEFRARFVDAN is encoded by the coding sequence ATGAAGGCGCAGTTTGAAAAGGTAGAGTACGCACAGGATAGCTCGTGGCAGCTGCTTATCCGTAGATTAGAGTCAATTCCGTTTGAGTGGCACTTTCATCCTGAGTTCGAACTTACTCTAACCTTGAACAGTGCGGGTGAGCGCTACATTGGTGATACCATCTCCGAATATGGTGACTATGATTTGGTTCTGCTTGGCCCCAATATTCCCCACACTTGGCAGTCGAGAACCAGCTTGGACTCTGGTTTGGAACAGCGCGTTTATGTGCTGTGGTTTGATATGCAATGGATTCAGGAAGTGGCTCGATTGTTTCCTGAGTGCCGTAGCGTTTTGCCCCTGTTAGAACAGGCTCAGCGAGGCATCGTCTTTCCCAAGGCGTTAGCGAAAACCTCTCTACCTCTGTTTGAATCCCTAGATTTAGCCAACCCTACGCAGCGTCTCGCCCTGATGTTACAGATCCTAGATGCGATTAGCAGTTCGGCTGAGTATGACTTTATTTCAGTGGAACAAGCACTGGGGAGCCACGATTCAGATAAGCGTGAACAACGCCTGCTTGGTGTGCTTTTAGAGGCGATTCATGACAACTATACGCAAGCTATCTCGTTGAATGAGTTGTCTCAAAAGGTTGGCATGAGTGAGAGCACTTTAGGGCGCTTTTTTAAGAAAATGATGGGGCAGAGCGTAAATGCATACATTAACCAAGTGAGGTTAGGAAAGGCATGCTCATTGCTGATTCAAACCGACAAACCTATTTCTCTGGTGGCAGAGCTTTCAGGGTTCAATAACCTTTCGAACTTTAATCGTCTGTTTTTAAAGTATAAACAGATGACGCCTAAGGAGTTTAGGGCAAGGTTTGTTGATGCGAACTAA
- a CDS encoding 6-phospho-alpha-glucosidase — translation MKKQNLTVVGAGSTYTLGMMNSLIAEKETFPLKRVVFYDIDAERQESNAKATEILFREHYPEVEEFIYTTDKETAFSGSDFFFIQIRTGGLQARERDEQIPLSHGCVGQETCGAGGMAYGLRSIGDMIQLINEIRCYSPEAWILNYTNPAAIVAEALNREFPEDKRILNICDMPAAIMVSYANLLGCEFWDLVPEYFGLNHYGWFTKIKNKQGQDLTDEIKNIILNQGISAIDPEIADDPSWQATFKNMQTMLADNPEYLPNTYLQYYLYPEKMVAKEDINNTRARQVINGREKRVFELNQRIIDAGTTANEELHADIHGRYMVRVAASLAYNMGDTYLVIVQNNGIIENLQNDAMVEVPCALTNDGPKAFSVGQIPTFQKAMIESQLGYEKLVVDAWYEGNKQKLINALTLNRTVINIPTAKAIVDELLEENKIYLPQFF, via the coding sequence ATGAAAAAACAAAATCTAACCGTAGTAGGTGCCGGCAGTACCTATACCCTGGGCATGATGAACAGCCTAATCGCAGAAAAAGAGACCTTTCCGCTAAAACGCGTTGTGTTCTATGACATTGACGCTGAGCGCCAAGAGTCGAATGCAAAAGCTACTGAGATCCTGTTCAGAGAACACTATCCAGAGGTTGAAGAGTTTATCTACACCACAGATAAAGAAACGGCATTCTCTGGCTCAGACTTCTTCTTTATTCAAATTCGTACTGGTGGCTTACAAGCACGCGAACGAGATGAGCAAATACCGCTATCTCATGGATGTGTAGGTCAGGAGACATGCGGTGCAGGCGGTATGGCTTATGGCCTGAGATCGATCGGAGATATGATCCAACTGATCAACGAGATTCGTTGTTACAGCCCTGAAGCCTGGATCCTTAACTACACCAACCCTGCAGCCATAGTTGCAGAGGCTTTGAATAGAGAGTTTCCTGAAGACAAACGCATCTTGAACATCTGTGATATGCCGGCCGCTATCATGGTGAGCTATGCAAACTTACTAGGATGCGAGTTCTGGGATCTGGTTCCGGAGTACTTCGGTCTTAACCACTACGGCTGGTTTACCAAGATCAAAAACAAGCAAGGCCAAGATCTTACTGACGAGATTAAAAATATCATTTTGAATCAGGGTATTAGTGCTATCGACCCTGAAATTGCAGACGATCCATCTTGGCAGGCGACCTTCAAAAACATGCAAACCATGTTGGCAGATAACCCAGAATATCTACCTAACACCTACCTGCAGTACTACTTGTACCCTGAAAAGATGGTAGCGAAAGAGGACATCAACAACACTCGTGCCCGTCAGGTAATCAATGGTCGTGAGAAGCGTGTATTCGAACTAAACCAACGCATTATCGATGCGGGTACCACCGCGAATGAAGAACTGCATGCCGACATCCATGGCCGCTATATGGTGCGTGTTGCTGCATCACTGGCTTACAACATGGGTGATACCTATCTGGTCATAGTGCAGAACAACGGCATCATCGAAAACCTGCAGAATGACGCCATGGTAGAAGTACCTTGTGCTCTAACCAACGACGGACCTAAAGCCTTCTCTGTTGGACAAATTCCAACATTCCAAAAGGCCATGATTGAGAGCCAACTCGGCTATGAAAAGCTGGTCGTTGACGCATGGTACGAAGGTAACAAACAAAAACTTATAAATGCTCTAACCCTCAACCGTACCGTTATCAATATCCCTACAGCAAAAGCCATCGTCGATGAGCTATTAGAAGAAAATAAAATCTACCTACCACAATTTTTTTAA
- a CDS encoding GntR family transcriptional regulator: protein MNKPRYLQIADILIERISSGELPAGSMLPTEGELQQEFDVSRVTIRKAMQKLVEKDLLFRQRGSGTYVKAPKAQHNALQLSGFVEEVSAQGKTPSSKIITFELIECDELVAEKLELDLGEEVYSIRRLRLIDDEPEVLEHTFLPVALFPDLSISAMRSSKYDYIEKTKGLQIKLSRQSIKPQILDIATANELNIEVSQPVIRVDSVGELASGEVFEYTIHYFRVNQYSFDYIAYR from the coding sequence ATGAATAAGCCAAGATACTTGCAGATTGCTGATATTTTGATTGAGAGAATCAGTAGTGGAGAACTGCCAGCAGGTTCAATGTTGCCTACCGAGGGAGAGCTTCAACAGGAGTTTGATGTCAGTCGAGTTACCATCAGAAAGGCGATGCAAAAGCTGGTGGAAAAGGACCTGCTATTCAGGCAGCGTGGTAGTGGTACCTACGTAAAAGCGCCTAAGGCCCAACATAATGCTTTGCAGCTAAGTGGCTTTGTTGAAGAGGTTTCAGCACAAGGTAAAACACCGAGCTCTAAGATCATTACCTTTGAGTTGATTGAGTGTGACGAGTTGGTGGCGGAAAAGCTTGAACTGGATTTGGGTGAAGAGGTTTATTCTATACGCCGTTTGAGACTTATCGATGATGAACCCGAAGTTTTAGAACACACGTTTTTGCCTGTAGCCCTGTTTCCAGACCTCAGCATCAGTGCGATGCGAAGCTCTAAATATGACTATATCGAGAAAACAAAAGGACTTCAGATTAAGCTATCTCGACAATCTATTAAGCCGCAGATTTTAGATATAGCCACCGCAAACGAACTCAATATTGAGGTATCGCAACCTGTTATTAGGGTTGATTCTGTAGGTGAGCTTGCTAGCGGTGAGGTGTTCGAATACACCATTCACTATTTCAGAGTGAACCAATACAGCTTTGACTACATCGCCTACCGATAA
- a CDS encoding patatin-like phospholipase family protein, with amino-acid sequence MNNNTCKFKRHFMVVALSGLLVACSSAPERNVSMDSQFIHPLGVEGLRVWDGVSTNITGYDPSSGFAKMAEDKPEGEAFNYLALSGGGVDGAFSAGVLNAWSESGERPEFDVVTGVSTGALVSVFAYLGEDYDDELKNYYTATPLDEMFRLNSIFSMFSQRALLDTQGFESKVRDAITDEMMKKLAEERSKSRVLLVGTTNLDNEKMAIWDIGKIAQVGNDDARTLIQEVIIASSTIPGAFPAKLITIDDGVHSYDEMHVDGGVSRQVFLVPQWARHDIPNFGREQNIYVIRNSRLKPTYQPVPYEFADISSRSLSALIRNQGVGDVEFLYHFSQEHEFNFKLAYIDSDFEPNREQSEEAYMQDLYKHGYQLKLEHKLWTEVPPSVE; translated from the coding sequence ATGAACAACAACACCTGCAAATTTAAGCGCCACTTTATGGTTGTGGCTCTCTCCGGTTTGCTGGTGGCTTGCAGTTCTGCCCCTGAGCGCAATGTCTCTATGGATTCTCAGTTTATTCACCCGCTAGGCGTGGAAGGCTTGCGGGTGTGGGATGGCGTGAGTACCAACATCACTGGCTATGACCCTAGTTCAGGCTTTGCAAAAATGGCCGAGGATAAACCCGAGGGCGAGGCATTCAATTACCTAGCGCTTTCTGGTGGCGGTGTTGATGGTGCCTTCTCCGCGGGTGTCTTGAATGCATGGAGCGAAAGCGGTGAAAGACCAGAGTTTGATGTAGTGACGGGTGTTTCTACCGGTGCACTGGTCTCGGTATTTGCCTACCTAGGTGAAGACTATGATGATGAACTCAAGAACTACTATACCGCTACGCCTCTTGATGAGATGTTTCGTCTTAACTCCATATTCTCAATGTTTTCGCAAAGAGCCTTGCTGGACACACAAGGCTTTGAGAGTAAGGTTCGTGATGCCATTACCGATGAGATGATGAAAAAGCTCGCCGAAGAGAGGAGCAAAAGCCGCGTCTTATTAGTGGGTACTACTAACCTAGATAACGAGAAGATGGCTATCTGGGATATCGGCAAGATAGCGCAGGTGGGCAACGACGATGCGCGAACCCTCATCCAAGAGGTGATTATCGCCAGTAGCACGATTCCAGGAGCCTTTCCTGCCAAGCTAATCACCATAGACGACGGTGTGCATTCTTATGATGAGATGCACGTTGACGGCGGTGTCTCAAGGCAAGTATTTCTGGTGCCACAGTGGGCGCGTCATGACATACCAAATTTTGGACGTGAGCAAAATATCTACGTGATTCGCAATAGTCGTCTGAAACCTACCTATCAGCCGGTTCCTTACGAGTTTGCGGATATATCTTCTCGCTCATTGTCAGCGCTTATTCGTAACCAAGGAGTAGGAGATGTGGAGTTTCTGTATCACTTCTCACAAGAGCATGAGTTTAACTTCAAACTGGCCTATATTGACTCGGATTTTGAGCCAAATCGAGAGCAGTCAGAGGAAGCTTATATGCAAGACCTTTACAAGCATGGCTATCAGTTGAAGCTTGAGCATAAGCTTTGGACAGAGGTTCCACCTAGCGTGGAATAG
- a CDS encoding LysR family transcriptional regulator, with protein sequence MNYEEIAKIDLNLLKILKVLGEERNTRRTAERMFVGQSTISKALKKLRELFEDEMFVRKAHGLSPTPKCEAVLMQLPVVFEAIDGMFNPFWEFNPNTYQGDITVAVNSSFLQPIMKRLYPKLRAQAPLAELKLINWTWDTEAKLQQGQVDIGVNFSILDTSIKVRNEPICKAKYGVCCLADSEFAQAEITVDALSQQNIVLMLMPDFADRTSFIERVLAQAQLSSQVVFRSDQLITCLEAIKHENAIMPASTLVRSALPKEMTMRPLPKEIPTPGGEISLYYSNINRQNPKLTWLRELLSETLLEME encoded by the coding sequence ATGAATTACGAAGAAATCGCCAAAATTGACCTTAACTTGCTCAAGATCCTCAAAGTGCTAGGAGAGGAAAGAAACACTCGCCGAACTGCCGAGCGTATGTTCGTAGGGCAATCAACAATTAGTAAGGCTCTGAAGAAACTGCGTGAACTATTTGAAGATGAGATGTTTGTGCGTAAGGCTCATGGGCTGAGTCCAACCCCGAAGTGTGAAGCCGTTCTAATGCAACTCCCAGTCGTGTTTGAGGCTATTGACGGTATGTTTAATCCATTCTGGGAATTCAATCCAAATACCTATCAAGGGGACATCACAGTAGCGGTCAATTCCTCATTTCTTCAACCGATAATGAAGCGTCTCTATCCCAAACTCCGTGCTCAAGCACCTTTGGCAGAATTAAAATTGATCAATTGGACGTGGGACACCGAAGCTAAACTTCAGCAAGGTCAAGTGGATATTGGGGTTAACTTCTCTATCCTAGACACCTCGATAAAAGTGCGTAATGAACCCATATGCAAAGCAAAATACGGGGTATGTTGCTTAGCAGATTCAGAATTTGCCCAAGCCGAAATAACCGTAGATGCTTTATCACAACAGAATATAGTTCTCATGCTTATGCCAGATTTTGCTGACCGAACAAGCTTTATCGAGCGAGTGTTAGCTCAGGCACAGTTAAGCTCACAGGTTGTCTTCCGCAGCGATCAACTAATCACATGTCTCGAAGCCATCAAACATGAAAACGCCATCATGCCAGCATCTACTCTGGTTAGGTCAGCTCTGCCTAAAGAAATGACTATGCGCCCTCTACCTAAAGAGATACCGACTCCGGGAGGAGAGATTTCCCTCTATTACTCCAACATTAATCGACAAAATCCTAAGCTAACTTGGCTACGAGAACTGCTCTCTGAAACCCTGTTGGAGATGGAATAA
- a CDS encoding alpha-glucoside-specific PTS transporter subunit IIBC: protein MKDMIQRFGAAMFVPVLLFPAAGMLLGFTVMLLNQDLFPWAVEGSTWHSISTILLQASLAVFKNMSLVFALGLPIALAKSASGRAVLATLVSYITFNYVVGGILQFWGADLGVNYVAGERGLTEIGGILTLDTNLLGSIVIASISVWVHNKYFDHKLPDWASVFNGTPLVVIISFPIMVSIAVITCFVWPTIQDGINGLQTFLVNAGAFGVWAFTLLERLLIPTGLHHFVYGPVFYGPVAVDGGTVAYWIQHIQDFAANSAPLTEQFPQGGLMLTGMGKVFGCTGIALALYSTAKPEKKKMVLGLVLGAAITAILTGITEPIEFTFLFIAPALFALHAVLSATMATIAYMLGVSGNFQTGLIDFVFQNWLPLGSNHMGTYLIQIALGLTFTAIYFFTFRAIILKYDLKTPGRNDAEVKLVSKADYKAAKSGNGAMEDSQANAFIQGLGGASNIELLTNCATRLRVKVKDASQVQPTEYFQQQGAVNVVRNGDSFQIIVGLTVPQVREEMSQLIQA from the coding sequence ATGAAAGACATGATACAAAGATTTGGAGCGGCCATGTTCGTTCCTGTTTTGCTCTTCCCTGCCGCAGGTATGCTCCTCGGCTTTACCGTAATGCTACTCAACCAAGACCTTTTCCCTTGGGCTGTCGAGGGCTCGACCTGGCATAGCATCTCGACTATCTTGCTACAGGCATCCCTAGCCGTGTTCAAAAACATGTCGCTAGTGTTTGCACTCGGTCTGCCTATTGCCCTAGCAAAATCGGCTTCTGGTCGAGCTGTTCTGGCTACTCTCGTTTCTTATATCACCTTCAACTATGTAGTAGGTGGCATCCTACAATTTTGGGGAGCAGATCTAGGCGTTAACTATGTGGCGGGTGAGCGCGGTCTAACAGAAATTGGCGGAATCCTAACACTGGACACCAATCTTCTTGGCTCCATTGTCATCGCGAGCATCTCTGTGTGGGTGCACAATAAATACTTCGACCATAAACTGCCTGACTGGGCTTCTGTTTTTAACGGCACACCATTAGTTGTCATCATCAGTTTCCCTATCATGGTCTCTATTGCTGTTATCACCTGTTTTGTTTGGCCAACCATCCAAGATGGCATCAACGGCCTACAGACCTTCTTGGTAAACGCAGGAGCATTTGGCGTTTGGGCATTCACACTGCTTGAGCGTTTATTGATCCCAACCGGCCTACATCACTTCGTTTATGGCCCAGTTTTCTACGGTCCTGTGGCGGTCGATGGCGGTACAGTTGCTTACTGGATTCAACACATTCAAGACTTCGCCGCAAACAGCGCACCACTGACAGAGCAGTTCCCACAAGGTGGTCTAATGCTTACCGGTATGGGTAAGGTGTTTGGTTGCACAGGTATTGCACTTGCGCTCTACTCAACTGCAAAACCAGAGAAGAAAAAGATGGTCTTGGGTCTGGTACTAGGTGCAGCAATCACTGCAATCCTGACCGGTATCACTGAGCCGATTGAATTCACCTTCCTATTTATCGCCCCTGCGCTGTTTGCTTTGCATGCAGTATTGTCGGCGACTATGGCGACTATCGCATACATGCTGGGTGTTTCAGGTAACTTCCAAACAGGTCTTATCGACTTTGTTTTCCAAAACTGGCTACCTCTTGGTTCCAACCACATGGGCACCTATCTGATTCAGATTGCTCTTGGTCTAACCTTCACTGCAATCTACTTCTTTACCTTCCGTGCCATCATTCTTAAATACGACCTTAAAACCCCTGGTCGCAATGATGCTGAAGTTAAACTGGTTTCAAAAGCAGATTATAAAGCGGCTAAATCAGGAAATGGCGCTATGGAAGATAGCCAAGCAAACGCCTTTATCCAAGGACTGGGCGGCGCAAGCAACATCGAACTTTTAACCAACTGTGCAACTCGACTGCGCGTGAAAGTCAAAGATGCATCTCAGGTTCAGCCTACTGAGTATTTCCAACAGCAGGGTGCTGTGAATGTAGTAAGAAATGGAGACAGTTTTCAGATAATCGTCGGTCTGACCGTACCCCAAGTGCGGGAAGAGATGAGTCAACTGATCCAAGCATAA
- a CDS encoding phytanoyl-CoA dioxygenase family protein, translated as MKNKYGFGDNAPGNNSVSNINSAQLKDIRKSLPLKKLTQEQFDFWQHNGYLVIPQIISPEAVKRSQDFLWEFQEMDPKDSQTWYQAQRRDHAMVELNNSGMVECYNNQVLWDNRQNPDVYNAFVDIWDQEELWVTIDRANLNPPNKLGREFSGFVHWDADTSLDPLPVNVQGVLALSDTNEETGGFQCVPELYRQLEVWRETQPEDRDPFVPDLEGFKVDFIEMKAGDLLIFNSLLPHGIRPNQSDQVRMAQYISMVPAEESNTTIRDWRINSWKERLAPEGFAFPGDPRNWEQVKYPQAKLTPLGEKLLGLKDWKIAEPV; from the coding sequence ATGAAGAACAAATATGGCTTTGGTGACAACGCACCGGGAAACAACAGCGTTTCAAACATCAACTCAGCTCAGCTAAAAGACATCCGTAAAAGTCTGCCACTGAAGAAACTGACCCAAGAGCAGTTCGACTTCTGGCAGCACAATGGGTATCTGGTGATCCCGCAGATCATCTCCCCTGAGGCAGTTAAGCGCTCTCAAGATTTCCTATGGGAATTCCAAGAAATGGACCCGAAAGATTCACAAACCTGGTATCAAGCCCAGCGTCGTGACCATGCCATGGTGGAATTGAATAACTCCGGAATGGTTGAGTGCTATAACAACCAGGTGCTGTGGGACAACCGCCAAAACCCAGATGTGTATAACGCCTTTGTAGATATCTGGGATCAAGAGGAATTGTGGGTGACCATAGACAGAGCCAACCTTAACCCGCCTAACAAATTAGGACGTGAGTTCAGTGGCTTTGTTCATTGGGATGCGGACACCTCACTAGACCCACTACCAGTGAACGTTCAAGGTGTATTAGCCCTGTCAGATACCAATGAAGAAACCGGTGGTTTTCAGTGTGTGCCTGAGCTTTATCGTCAGCTAGAGGTGTGGCGTGAAACCCAACCTGAAGATCGTGACCCATTTGTGCCAGACCTTGAGGGTTTCAAGGTAGATTTTATCGAGATGAAGGCCGGTGACCTGCTTATCTTTAACAGCCTGCTTCCACATGGTATTCGACCAAACCAGTCGGACCAAGTTCGAATGGCGCAGTATATCTCTATGGTTCCTGCGGAAGAGAGCAACACCACCATTCGCGACTGGCGCATTAACTCATGGAAAGAGCGTCTAGCGCCTGAGGGCTTCGCTTTCCCTGGAGACCCAAGAAACTGGGAGCAGGTGAAGTACCCACAAGCGAAACTCACACCTCTTGGTGAGAAGCTACTTGGTCTAAAAGACTGGAAAATAGCAGAACCTGTTTAA
- a CDS encoding beta-N-acetylhexosaminidase — translation MFKKTVIASALVLGLSACAPKAPSTQQEVDFLASSLDMNFEIVTNHGNSQGVECGELGADYAACNRINLVLTNLGRDIDIKEWQIYFHSIRPILSSDNDAFKVTHITGDLHKIEPTEKFTGFEQQKTFEIPLVAESWYATNTDFMPRAFITAPNAEARNLESTNTEDSSEFVEGLSGKQVYFSELDNNERATASSRFKKHKNTQHLDVAKEILPTPKSVEVTGSELSLETGIDLSSLPLAKASRQALVGQFELLGVEVSNSGIPVKVRFDSRSQVESAEGYRLEITEDEILIEAHNDTGVFYALQSVLSLIDPMSSHAIPTMKVIDHPRMEYRGYMVDVARNFHSKESILKTLDQMSAIKMNKLHLHLSEDEGWRLEIPGLPELTEVGGNRCFDPSERTCLLPQLGSGADSNNFGSGYFSREDYVEILKYAKARHIEVIPEIDMPAHSRAAVVSMEARYQHYMEQGEQEKAEEYRLIDPQDLSNVTTVQFYDRQSFINPCLTSSKRFVAKVISEVKAMHKEADMPLNAWHYGGDEAKNIKLGSGFQDHSEASLEGKGSIDLSKENKPYELSPRCVDMMQAEGISDANGLLTYFSGEVSEIVEANHIPTFQIWSDGLKYNKGSEEFATENVRVNLWDTVALGAPAKANQLVNDGYELVLSNPDFVYFDMPYEVDKHERGYYWATRATDTKKAFSFVPENLAQNAELTVDREGKKYVANSPDAAAPKVYGISAALWSETIRTDDQYEYMTFPRLFAVAERSWNTGDWEQEYEANTEYSSSTKHTDLNALNRDWSRFVNILGQRELAKAELRDLHFRLPVPGAEVKEGKLVMNVSYPGIAMEYSTNMGESWQTYFDEKKPEVSGVVLIRSVSPSGQRSSRVTLLAAK, via the coding sequence ATGTTTAAGAAAACAGTTATCGCTAGTGCTTTGGTTTTAGGTTTGTCGGCATGTGCACCTAAGGCTCCGTCCACCCAACAAGAAGTCGATTTTCTGGCCAGTTCCCTTGATATGAACTTCGAGATAGTCACCAATCATGGTAACAGCCAGGGTGTTGAGTGCGGCGAACTCGGAGCAGACTATGCGGCCTGCAATAGAATCAATCTAGTATTGACTAATCTAGGTCGAGATATCGACATTAAAGAATGGCAGATTTATTTCCACAGTATACGTCCTATCCTCTCTTCAGATAATGATGCCTTCAAAGTCACTCATATCACAGGTGACCTGCATAAGATTGAACCTACCGAAAAATTTACCGGTTTCGAGCAACAGAAAACCTTTGAAATTCCTTTAGTTGCCGAATCTTGGTATGCCACTAATACCGACTTTATGCCAAGAGCATTCATCACTGCGCCTAATGCCGAAGCGCGCAATTTAGAGTCCACTAATACCGAGGACTCGAGTGAGTTTGTTGAGGGTTTGTCGGGCAAGCAGGTTTACTTTTCAGAGCTCGATAACAATGAAAGAGCAACTGCAAGCAGTCGCTTTAAGAAACACAAAAACACACAACACCTTGATGTAGCCAAGGAGATACTACCAACACCTAAGAGTGTTGAAGTAACTGGCAGTGAGTTGAGCCTAGAAACAGGTATTGATCTATCAAGTCTGCCTCTCGCGAAAGCCTCTCGTCAGGCACTTGTTGGCCAATTTGAGCTTCTGGGGGTAGAGGTCAGCAATTCTGGTATCCCTGTGAAGGTGCGCTTTGACTCTCGCTCACAAGTAGAGAGTGCGGAAGGATATCGTTTAGAAATCACAGAGGATGAAATCTTAATAGAAGCACACAATGATACCGGTGTCTTCTATGCTCTGCAGTCAGTACTTAGCTTGATTGACCCTATGAGTTCGCACGCCATACCGACCATGAAGGTTATCGACCACCCACGCATGGAATATCGCGGTTATATGGTTGATGTGGCGCGCAACTTCCATTCAAAAGAGTCTATCTTGAAAACGCTGGATCAGATGTCAGCAATCAAGATGAATAAACTTCATCTGCATCTCAGTGAAGATGAAGGTTGGCGACTTGAGATCCCTGGTCTTCCTGAGTTGACTGAAGTGGGTGGCAACCGCTGCTTCGACCCGAGTGAGCGTACGTGCTTGCTACCGCAGCTAGGCTCGGGAGCAGACAGCAATAACTTTGGATCAGGCTATTTTAGCCGAGAAGACTATGTCGAGATTCTAAAGTACGCTAAGGCTCGCCATATCGAGGTAATCCCTGAGATTGACATGCCAGCTCACTCGCGAGCGGCTGTTGTATCTATGGAAGCAAGATATCAGCACTACATGGAGCAGGGTGAACAAGAAAAAGCGGAAGAATATCGACTGATAGATCCACAGGATTTATCCAATGTCACTACGGTTCAGTTTTACGATCGTCAGAGCTTTATTAACCCTTGTTTGACCTCATCAAAGCGCTTTGTGGCTAAGGTTATCTCTGAGGTGAAAGCCATGCATAAAGAAGCGGACATGCCTCTCAACGCTTGGCATTACGGTGGTGATGAAGCCAAAAACATTAAGTTAGGCTCGGGTTTCCAAGACCATTCAGAAGCATCGCTTGAGGGTAAAGGTAGCATCGACCTATCCAAGGAGAATAAACCTTATGAGCTCTCTCCTCGATGTGTGGATATGATGCAGGCAGAGGGTATTTCTGATGCTAATGGTCTACTCACTTACTTTTCAGGAGAGGTATCTGAGATTGTTGAGGCTAACCATATCCCTACCTTCCAGATTTGGTCGGATGGCTTGAAATACAACAAGGGCAGTGAAGAGTTTGCCACCGAAAATGTACGGGTGAACCTGTGGGATACCGTTGCTTTGGGCGCGCCAGCAAAGGCTAACCAACTGGTGAATGATGGCTACGAGTTGGTATTGTCGAACCCTGACTTTGTCTACTTTGATATGCCTTATGAAGTAGATAAGCACGAGCGCGGATACTATTGGGCGACTCGAGCTACCGATACCAAGAAAGCCTTCTCATTTGTGCCAGAAAACCTAGCCCAGAATGCAGAACTGACCGTTGACCGTGAAGGTAAAAAGTACGTTGCGAACTCCCCAGATGCAGCTGCACCTAAGGTATATGGCATATCAGCGGCGCTTTGGTCAGAGACTATTCGTACCGACGATCAATACGAATATATGACCTTCCCACGTCTGTTTGCGGTTGCAGAGAGAAGCTGGAATACAGGAGATTGGGAGCAGGAGTATGAGGCTAATACTGAGTATTCCTCATCAACCAAACACACTGATTTGAATGCACTTAATAGAGATTGGAGTCGATTTGTCAATATCTTGGGTCAGCGAGAACTGGCCAAGGCTGAACTGCGAGACCTTCACTTCAGATTACCTGTACCAGGTGCTGAAGTTAAAGAAGGAAAGCTGGTCATGAACGTGTCTTATCCGGGTATCGCTATGGAGTATTCAACCAATATGGGTGAAAGCTGGCAGACCTACTTTGATGAGAAAAAGCCTGAGGTTAGCGGAGTCGTTCTTATCCGCAGTGTTTCTCCTTCGGGACAAAGAAGCAGTCGCGTGACCTTATTAGCCGCTAAATAA